In Candidatus Buchananbacteria bacterium, the DNA window GTGACTCCGGCTGTTTTCAAGCGTTGTGATAAATTTGATTTTTTGGCCACGCCTGCCAAATCTAGATCCGCCATAGACAGGCGGCTATTAATCAAATCATAAAAAATAAAGTCTTTTTGAGGCAAAAATTTTTTTGCCCAAACCGCTTCCGCCTTATCGCGCGGAACTAAAAATTTAAACCTGATTTCAGGAATCCTGCTCCGGCGCTCAATTACCAGGCCGTCTATTCCGCCGGGCATCAGGCCAATTTTTATTGTTTTATGTTTCACCGCGATTACCTTTACATCGGATTACTCTTAAGATGATAGTACGGTGGCCGATTACGATATCGGCTAATTGCCATAGTGATAATTTGTTCCAAAAAATCACCATACTCCAAGCCGCTTAGATGTGCCACCGAGGAAACACAATCATTAATATTAATTGAAGGGTTAGGATTGAGTTCCAAAACATACGGGTTATCATACTCATCAACTCGAATTTCTACCCGTCCGTAATCATGGCAATCCAAAATATTATAAGTGTCAAGTGAAATCTCTGTTAGTAACGATTCAAGCCGTTTGCTGATATTTTTTGGCGGGCGTTGAATAACAACCCCGAAATCTTCAACTTTCTTCTGGCCAAACTTCATTTCATTCGTGTAGATATGCCATTGCCCCTCAGGCATATTCTTAAATATCGACCGAGACAAGGGCAACACCACCAAATCATTGTCTTCACTGCCTAAAATTGACACATCATACTCATCTCCCTCAATATATTCCTCAATCAAAGCGGGGCTGCCGACATCAACAATGATTTTTTTTAACTGTTCGCGCAACGCTTCTTTGGTTGTCACGACTGAATCGTTGCTGATACCGATTGAGTTGTCGGTATTCGCCGGCTTGACAATTAAGGGGTAGCGTAAATTTTCATCAATATCGTCATCAATAGTATACGCATAATCCCAGCGCGGGGTTGGAATTTTATGGTATGCTAAAAGCTTTTTAACTCTAATCTTATCAATACACAAACTTAATGTTGAGGGATTTGATCCGGTATATGGAATTTGCAGGATATCGAATAATGAAGCGGCATGAGGTTCAAGCAGACTTGAATTATTAATTCGTTCGCAGACATTAAAAACTAAATCAACATCGCTGGCGCTGAGTTCTTTAAATGCCTTTTCAATATCATTAAAATTGAAAAAAGTTGTTTTGTAGCCGCGCTGCACCAACGCATCTTGGATATTTCGGCCAACAGTCGCCAATTCGTTTTCAACCGCGCCGTCCGACTCATCATAAATGTTGCAGGCAATGCCAATGTGAAGCTTGCGCTTATCTTCAGGAGTAATGCGGCGGAATTTTTCGATTTTTGCAGCATGAATCAAAAGACTTGAGGTCAACGAGGCTTGAGAAAAACTGTTTTTACGCAATGTTTTTCCGATTGAAGACTCTGAAGCAAATCGCGCAACTTCAAACTGCACGCAGCGCAGTGCTTTTTTCAGATTGTCTTGAGCATCCGGCATGCTGTATCCGGAAACGGTAACCCAGCCCAAATATTCGTACCCTTCCGGCGGCACCAAAACTGCGTCTGCTACTTTTTTAAAGAAATGAACTTCCTCTAAAAATTTGTACTGTTTCAACTCGGCTTTTACTTCCAGCTTTGACAAAATGCCTGAATAATCGGACAAAAAATATGAACCGGCCATATACTTCTTTGGCATTTCCGGCCGTTCAATTTTCGGGATATACATCCCCAAGGCAATCTTGACGGCATTCTCAATCAGATCCACCCCCCAGGCACCCTTTACAAATGAATACACCTCGTCGCCACCCATGCGTAAATTGACTTCAATCGGCACTGGTCCGGTTGGCGTTGATTTCGCCTCAAAATGAATAACGCCGTTTTGAACACCAATTTTTTCCAGCACTTCTTCCGCCAGCGAAACCAAATCAGCTTTGATCTTTTCTGATAACCCCGAAGGAATTGACTGGCCAGTCTCAATAAAAAACGGCTCTTTAGTTTGGTAGTTGTCAGAAATTGAATGAAATTTAATTTTGCCGTTTTGTAGCACAATATCAATATCTACCTCATCTCCGGCGATATATTCTTCAGCTAAAATATCAAAACCGTCAGACAATGCCGACTCCACGTGAGTAGACATATTCTTACGAATGTAATCATAGGTGTGAAGCATTTCTTCTTTGTTTTCAACTTTGACGACATACGCACTGCTCGCACCAAATACCGGCTTAATCACCAATGGGAAACGCAAATCTTCAGGTAAATTATGAATATCGGCGGCCGATTTGATCAAAATATGTTTTGGCGCCGGCAAACCGGTTTCGCGGCAAAATTCTCGGAACAGGAATTTATTTCGCACCTTGCGCGCCACGGCGTAAGGAATGCCTATAAAATTAAACCTGTCGGCAATCCGGGAAGCCAACAAGACATCATCTTCCCAAAAAGTTACAACCCCATCAATTTTTACTTCAGGATGGTCGGCAATGAAAGCCTTCAAGGCGCCGGCGACTTCGGCATAACTATTTTTTTCGGTTAAAATCCAATGATCAACATACGGCTGAGCCCAGTTTTTTTCTTTATTCAAACAGACAATTTTTAAACCAAGTTTTTTTAATTTCTGCAAAATAAATCGCTTTTTGATTGAACCGGTGTTCACCAGTAAAATCGTCTTATCTTGAAGCGTGGAAATATTTTTCATACGATTAAAGCTTTTTTATCTCCTCCTGATAAATATGAATCAATTTTTCTTTAATAAATTCAGGAATAGTGGCCGTCTCATGAATAGTCAAAAATTTTTCACGCAACTCTGGCTCCCGTTTTTCTGCTTCAACCAAATATTCCTCTTTAAATAAATCAATTAGTGCTCCCCGCGCCCCCCGGCGATATGCAAACAAAAACGACAGTAACTGTTCATCACGAACTGCTGTCGGTTTTTCATACACCCGTTTAACATTTTTATTAAATAAGGGGTACAAGTCTTTATATTCTTGCTTAAAGAAATCACGATTGAAACCAATCTGCTCTGCCCGACCGCCGACGGCGACAAGATACAAAAATGCTTTGGCACACATTGGACAGCCATAGCACCATTTGTCAGGGTCAGTTTCTTTAGGCGAACACGACATCATGTACTTTAACAGTTTTGGATAACGATTCACCAAAAGTGCCATTTCAACGATGTTATAAATTGGTTCAACCAGACTTGCAATCTGAATCTTGCCGGATGTCAAACAATCAAAAAGACGATTTTCTTCTTTAGCGTATAAAATACTCTGATCAAATGACGGATAAATCTTATATGAACCGTCCGGATAGTAATCACTAAAATTAGCCTCATTGCCAAATAATAAATATTTGGCGCGATAGTAACAGGCAAACGGCGCCAACTCCAGTGCAAATGCCAGCATACCGTTGGTGTTCTCCAAATCTTCAACTTTTCGCGCGAACTTTAGATCAAAAAATATCTCATCAATATTGTCAGTCAGAAAATCAATTGAAACATTTTCCTCCGCGGTGAAATCAGCTATGATGGCATTCTTGAATTTTTCTTCTGCGCTGTTTAACTCCTCCATTTCTTTAACGTATACTAATCGGAAGCTGAGTCCTAATTCCTGAGCCAGACCATACGACAACAAGCTGTCTTTACCAAACGACAAAGCTAAAATCGCTTTGTCGTTTTCAGTAGTAACCGCAATTGTCCCGTTGGTTAAATCAGTTTGTTTAAAAATTTCTTTTTCTTCGTTATCCCGATACATGTCTAGTAGCTCAGCAATGCTAACATTACTTAAATAAGCTAAGCGCGGAATGTCTCCCACAATACCGTAGCTGACCAATTCTTTATTTATCGGTCTAGACAATCGATAAGGCAAAACTTCGTCAGTCTGCAATGAAAGCGATTTGGTCCGGCAATAAATAAAATTCTCTGCCAAAACCCGTTTAGCCTTTTGGTCCAAAGTCCGATAGATGGCCAGAGGATATTTAACCGTATACCCTCTGCCCAAAATTTCAACACGAAAACCATCTTCATCAATATGATAAGAGATGTCTGTTCCCTCAACTTCAAAACGTTGACCCTGATCAGTTGTCATGAAAACCTGTACAATCGTTGAAATAAAAAGCTTTTAGTCCTTAAATTATAAGAGTTATTAAAAAATAAAACAATAGCTTTTGGCCCAAAAATGGCCTGACTACCAAATTTAAATATAATAAAAGAGCCATCTGCTCTGGGGGTGGGATTCGAACCCACAACCAATGGATTAACAGTCCACTGCTCTACCATTGAGCTACCCCAGAGCACATGGCTCTTTCTTTAAAATAACTAGTAGTCTTTTAATTTATCAATCAAATGATGCTTTTCAATTTTTTCCAGAGCCTTAGCCTCAATCTGTCTAATGCGCTCACGAGTAACATCAAACTCCTGACCGACTTCTTCTAATGTATGAGACACTCCGTCTTTCAAGCCAAACCGCATTTCCAAGATTTTCTGCTCACGCGGCGTCAGGTTCTGGATTACCTCGTTAACATAATCGCGAAGCAGCTGTAATGCCGCCGCCCGATCCGGGGTAACGGTTCGAACATCTTCAATAAAGTCTTCCAAGGTACTATCCTCATCGTCTTCACCAACCGAAGTCTCAATGGAAATGGTGTCTTGACTTATTTTAATAATATGAAGAACTTTGTCAAGCGTTTCACCCATTTCAGCGGCAATTTCTTCCGGCAAGGGCTCGCGGCCTAAATCCTGAATCAGCTGGCGTTCAGCCTGCTTAAACTTATTAATTGTTTCAACCATATGCACCGGAATGCGGATTGTCCGCGACTGGTCGGCCAAGGCCCGGGTGATTGCCTGTCTGATCCACCATGTGGCATAAGTTGAAAATTTATAGCCGCGACGGTAGTCAAATTTCTCAACCGCCCGAAACAAACCAATATTGCCCTCTTGGATTAAATCCAATAAGGATAAACTCTTACCGGTAAACCGTTTGGCAATTGAAACAACCAACCGCAAGTTGGCTTCAATCAATCGGCGTTTAGCTTCCTTATCGCCACGTTCGGCTTTTTTGGCCAAAGTGATTTCTTCTTCCGGCTTCAATAGCGGCACTTTTCCGATTTCACGCAAATACATTTGGATTGAATCAGCAGAAATATCGGAAATATCAATCCGCTTTTTCTGCTTGTTATTCAAGCCCACCTTAGTTAAAATCTCATTTCGCTTTTCATCACTATCAAGCAGCCCAGTTTCTGATTCAATAATTGTGACGCCCAACTGATCAACTTTATACAAAAAGAATTCATACTCGTCCAAATATTCTTCAACTTCCGGAAAAGCATACAATAATTCCGTTTCCGTAATAAACGTTCTGGTTCGACCCTTATTAAGCAGCTTTTCAATAAGCTGCTCGTTTGGCCGCGACTTACTTTTACGCACACCCTTAAGGTCAACTTTCTTTTTTGAAACCTTTTCGGCCTTCTTGCCTTTTTTAGCCACCGGTTTTGCTTTGGCTGCTTTTTTGGCAGCTGGTTTTTTTATTGTCGACTTCTTTTTAGGTGACATGAAATAAAAAATTATTTTAAAATTTAGCCCAATATATTAAGTTTGGTGAGCACCTGGGTATATTCCGCCATCAAGGCTTTAACTTTCTCATCCTGTTTATCGTCTTCCGCCTGCTTAATCTGGGTGCTGATGCGCCTCAAGCTTTCTGAGTAATACGCTTTTTTGGCAAAATTAATTGATGTCATAAGTTCCCGACTAATGGCATCAGAATCAAAATCAAAAAAATCCTTCTCAATTAAGAGAACGAGTTTATCTGCTAGTTGGTCCAGTTTACTCTCTTTAAGCACTGCCTGAAAACTGGAATAATCAAATGCTTTAACATCTCCTTGAATGTTTTCAGTATAATAAATTATCAATCGTTTGTAAAGGTCTTGTAGAGTTGCTTCTTCAATAATGTCAGGACTCAGGTTATTCACCAAATATTCAAGGTTGTCAGGATACTTTAAGGCGATACCGATAATTTGTTCAACCAGCATCAATGATCGACTCCGAACCCTGGCTTTAGCTTCTTGAATGGTTCGAGTTTGCGGTTTTGGTTCACCAGGTGTCAAAGAATCGCGCAAAATGTTTTCAGCAACATTAAGCCGGCCGGCCAATTTTTGCAGCCAATGGGTTTGCTCAATTTTATTGCCAATTTTTGCAATAACCGGCAATAAAATTTTGGCTGCTTGTTTTTTATCCTCAACTTTTTCCAAACTTAAATTCGCAAAAGTCTGACTAAAATAATAATCCATGATTGATCTGGCTTCAGTCACGGCCTTAAACCAGTCTTGCGGATTGTTTTTAATACACGCATCCGGATCTTTGCCGCTGGGTAGAATAATCACCCTAACACTCATCTCTTCTGCCAAAGCCAAGTCAATACCTCTTTTAGCGGCGACCTGGCCGGCGGCATCGGCATCAAAAGCCATTGCCAAATTTTTAGTATAGCGTTTTAAAATTCTGATCTGATCAAGCGTCAGCGCTGTCCCGGAGCTAGCAATCACGTTTTTGGTTCCGGCCTGATACGCCGACAGGGCGTCCATTTGTCCCTCAACAATAATAGCCGAGTCTTTGCTTTTAATTTCATTTTTGGCTTTGTCCAGGTTAAACAAGGCTAAACTTTTGTTATACACTATTGTTTGGGGAGTATTGATATATTTTCCGCCCTTTTCATCCGCCTTAAGCGTCCGACCGGAAAAACCAATAGTACTGCCATGCAAATCGTTAATCGGAAACATCAGACGGTCGCGAAATCGATCATAAAATCCTTGTCCCCGCTCCTTTTTTACCGACAGCCCGGCCAAAAAAATATCTTGATCCGTAAACTTTTTTGATTTTAAAAATTGTATTACCGCGTCCCAGGAATCAACAGCATACCCGATTTGAAACTCGCTAACCATCTGTTCGCTCACCCCGCGGCGTTTAAGGTATTCGCGAGCCTTAACAGCTTGGGCCGATTCCAAAAGCGTTTGGTGCCAAAATCGGCTGGCTGATTGCAAAATATCCAACAGTCTATTTTTCTGGCTTTCCAGTTTCGGATCTTGTGCCACCAACGTCACACCCGCCTTCTGGGCAAGAATTCGCAGGGCTTCAATAAATTCAATGTTTTCCATCTTTTGAACAAAACTCAAAATATCGCCACCCTCATTACAACCAAAACAATGCCAAATCTGCTTATCTTTAGACACCATAAAAGACGGACTCTTTTCATTATGAAAAGGGCACAAAGCCCTCCAATTATTCGGCCCGGCTGGTTTGAGCCTGATATATTCAGAAATCAGCTCAACGATGTCAATTCTGGCCTTTATTTCTTCAATTTGTCCTGGCATAGAGCATACT includes these proteins:
- a CDS encoding DNA primase, translated to MPGQIEEIKARIDIVELISEYIRLKPAGPNNWRALCPFHNEKSPSFMVSKDKQIWHCFGCNEGGDILSFVQKMENIEFIEALRILAQKAGVTLVAQDPKLESQKNRLLDILQSASRFWHQTLLESAQAVKAREYLKRRGVSEQMVSEFQIGYAVDSWDAVIQFLKSKKFTDQDIFLAGLSVKKERGQGFYDRFRDRLMFPINDLHGSTIGFSGRTLKADEKGGKYINTPQTIVYNKSLALFNLDKAKNEIKSKDSAIIVEGQMDALSAYQAGTKNVIASSGTALTLDQIRILKRYTKNLAMAFDADAAGQVAAKRGIDLALAEEMSVRVIILPSGKDPDACIKNNPQDWFKAVTEARSIMDYYFSQTFANLSLEKVEDKKQAAKILLPVIAKIGNKIEQTHWLQKLAGRLNVAENILRDSLTPGEPKPQTRTIQEAKARVRSRSLMLVEQIIGIALKYPDNLEYLVNNLSPDIIEEATLQDLYKRLIIYYTENIQGDVKAFDYSSFQAVLKESKLDQLADKLVLLIEKDFFDFDSDAISRELMTSINFAKKAYYSESLRRISTQIKQAEDDKQDEKVKALMAEYTQVLTKLNILG
- a CDS encoding ATP-grasp domain-containing protein yields the protein MKNISTLQDKTILLVNTGSIKKRFILQKLKKLGLKIVCLNKEKNWAQPYVDHWILTEKNSYAEVAGALKAFIADHPEVKIDGVVTFWEDDVLLASRIADRFNFIGIPYAVARKVRNKFLFREFCRETGLPAPKHILIKSAADIHNLPEDLRFPLVIKPVFGASSAYVVKVENKEEMLHTYDYIRKNMSTHVESALSDGFDILAEEYIAGDEVDIDIVLQNGKIKFHSISDNYQTKEPFFIETGQSIPSGLSEKIKADLVSLAEEVLEKIGVQNGVIHFEAKSTPTGPVPIEVNLRMGGDEVYSFVKGAWGVDLIENAVKIALGMYIPKIERPEMPKKYMAGSYFLSDYSGILSKLEVKAELKQYKFLEEVHFFKKVADAVLVPPEGYEYLGWVTVSGYSMPDAQDNLKKALRCVQFEVARFASESSIGKTLRKNSFSQASLTSSLLIHAAKIEKFRRITPEDKRKLHIGIACNIYDESDGAVENELATVGRNIQDALVQRGYKTTFFNFNDIEKAFKELSASDVDLVFNVCERINNSSLLEPHAASLFDILQIPYTGSNPSTLSLCIDKIRVKKLLAYHKIPTPRWDYAYTIDDDIDENLRYPLIVKPANTDNSIGISNDSVVTTKEALREQLKKIIVDVGSPALIEEYIEGDEYDVSILGSEDNDLVVLPLSRSIFKNMPEGQWHIYTNEMKFGQKKVEDFGVVIQRPPKNISKRLESLLTEISLDTYNILDCHDYGRVEIRVDEYDNPYVLELNPNPSININDCVSSVAHLSGLEYGDFLEQIITMAISRYRNRPPYYHLKSNPM
- a CDS encoding sigma-70 family RNA polymerase sigma factor; its protein translation is MSPKKKSTIKKPAAKKAAKAKPVAKKGKKAEKVSKKKVDLKGVRKSKSRPNEQLIEKLLNKGRTRTFITETELLYAFPEVEEYLDEYEFFLYKVDQLGVTIIESETGLLDSDEKRNEILTKVGLNNKQKKRIDISDISADSIQMYLREIGKVPLLKPEEEITLAKKAERGDKEAKRRLIEANLRLVVSIAKRFTGKSLSLLDLIQEGNIGLFRAVEKFDYRRGYKFSTYATWWIRQAITRALADQSRTIRIPVHMVETINKFKQAERQLIQDLGREPLPEEIAAEMGETLDKVLHIIKISQDTISIETSVGEDDEDSTLEDFIEDVRTVTPDRAAALQLLRDYVNEVIQNLTPREQKILEMRFGLKDGVSHTLEEVGQEFDVTRERIRQIEAKALEKIEKHHLIDKLKDY